One genomic segment of Cardinium endosymbiont of Philonthus spinipes includes these proteins:
- a CDS encoding Ig-like domain-containing protein has product MFKRIPTFSQLFHYSYLLLISIFSCVAVQEPEGGPPDETPPKLVRSVPENSALNFKGKTIRLTFNKDIAFSNNNLVIMPKLDQPKGKQPYSYTVNGKTLQLKLHVPLKEETTYAIHFNNAVKDTHEGTKATGAALTFSTGSFIDPITIKGTTKALLTNKPVGNVSVYLYSATRDPKEWQEKGTPDYYTTADQDGNFTIGCIRLGKYYIRATTGQNNTYKIDYEKDKYGFFKNPIDLSDSREDVVLPLVAADVRDLKLLRGTPQKGFFEIIFNKAITNYQLIPLQTVGIKGKPQLYSCALEQSPNVVTIYNTFGLLEGDTFKIQLKAQDALHRPLEENISISFKEGKAETAKTSLSYRLASRPLPSIVADFSESISFNKPIKTFNEALIYFECKNQQKIALKEDEWSWNGDRTKLTIRKHFMPEEISQFLLKEQERDDKSKIIDQMVTLQIEPGACTAFDQSTHKKISQTYLLRKKEATGTISGSITTTTPYFIIELLNQKDVCVDAIRNKKSYQFKMVPPGSYRMRILVLNEGEEEWSPGDILKNIEPNPVIFYEKEINMVENWDVTGIDFKF; this is encoded by the coding sequence ATGTTTAAACGGATTCCTACCTTTTCGCAGCTGTTTCATTACAGCTATCTATTACTTATTTCTATATTTTCCTGCGTTGCAGTACAGGAGCCAGAAGGCGGTCCTCCTGATGAGACACCACCTAAGCTCGTTCGCTCGGTTCCAGAAAACAGTGCATTAAACTTTAAGGGTAAAACCATTCGGTTGACATTCAATAAAGATATTGCTTTTTCAAATAACAACTTGGTGATCATGCCCAAATTGGATCAACCAAAAGGCAAACAACCCTACAGCTATACTGTAAATGGAAAAACGCTACAACTTAAGCTACATGTTCCGCTAAAAGAAGAGACGACCTATGCCATCCATTTTAATAACGCAGTTAAAGATACCCATGAAGGCACTAAGGCAACAGGTGCAGCATTAACTTTTAGTACAGGTTCTTTTATAGATCCCATTACCATTAAGGGAACCACAAAAGCATTACTAACCAATAAGCCAGTAGGCAATGTTAGTGTTTACCTCTATAGTGCAACACGAGACCCTAAAGAATGGCAAGAAAAAGGCACACCCGATTATTATACTACAGCTGATCAAGATGGTAATTTTACCATAGGTTGCATACGCTTAGGCAAGTATTACATTCGAGCTACCACTGGGCAAAACAATACCTATAAGATTGATTATGAAAAGGATAAATATGGGTTTTTTAAGAACCCTATTGATTTAAGCGATTCCCGAGAAGATGTTGTACTCCCGCTTGTGGCAGCTGACGTACGTGATTTAAAATTATTACGCGGCACACCCCAAAAAGGTTTTTTTGAAATCATCTTTAACAAAGCGATAACCAATTACCAACTGATACCACTGCAAACGGTAGGGATAAAGGGCAAGCCACAGCTCTATAGTTGCGCTTTAGAACAATCACCTAACGTAGTCACTATTTACAATACTTTTGGCCTTCTCGAGGGAGATACCTTTAAGATTCAGTTAAAAGCCCAGGATGCTTTACATAGGCCATTAGAAGAAAATATATCTATTAGCTTCAAAGAAGGAAAAGCAGAAACTGCCAAAACAAGCCTAAGCTATAGGCTAGCATCACGTCCCCTACCTTCGATAGTGGCTGATTTTTCAGAATCGATCTCATTTAACAAGCCCATTAAAACATTTAACGAAGCGTTAATCTATTTTGAGTGTAAAAACCAACAGAAAATTGCTCTAAAAGAAGACGAATGGTCCTGGAACGGAGATCGAACCAAACTGACCATACGCAAACATTTCATGCCAGAAGAGATTAGCCAGTTTCTTCTAAAAGAGCAAGAAAGAGACGATAAAAGTAAAATTATAGATCAGATGGTTACCTTACAAATAGAACCGGGTGCTTGTACTGCCTTTGATCAATCGACCCATAAAAAGATCAGCCAAACTTATTTACTTAGAAAAAAAGAAGCAACGGGGACCATTTCAGGAAGCATAACAACCACAACGCCCTATTTCATTATTGAGCTACTGAATCAAAAAGATGTATGCGTAGATGCTATTCGGAATAAAAAAAGTTATCAATTCAAAATGGTTCCACCTGGCTCCTATAGAATGCGCATATTGGTGCTCAATGAAGGGGAAGAGGAGTGGTCACCTGGAGATATACTTAAAAACATTGAGCCCAACCCAGTAATCTTTTACGAAAAAGAAATCAATATGGTAGAAAACTGGGATGTAACCGGTATCGACTTTAAATTTTAA
- a CDS encoding rod shape-determining protein, which yields MGIWSYFYMDIAVDLGTANTLIIYNDKIVVDEPSIIAIDRNTNKMIAVGKAAMQMHEKTHDTIRTIKPLRDGVIADYHAAELMIQGMIKMLSKKKLSFFPPLFNRIIICIPSGTTDVEKRAVRDSAAHTGAKEVYMIYEPIAAAIGIGVKIGEPIGCMIVDIGGGTTEIAVISLSGIACDQSIKVAGNAFNKDILDYMRKQHNLVIGERTAEQIKIAVGAVWMDLGEPPADYEVHGKDLMTGIPKIISVSYKEIAVALEESALKIDDAVLKALEMAPPELASDIYKNGIHLTGGGALLRGLDKRLHKITKLPVHVADEPLQAVVRGTGTALKDIETYRSVLMN from the coding sequence ATGGGAATTTGGAGTTATTTTTACATGGATATTGCGGTCGATCTAGGAACGGCTAATACTTTAATCATCTACAACGATAAAATCGTTGTAGATGAGCCATCTATTATAGCAATAGATCGGAACACAAATAAAATGATAGCAGTGGGAAAAGCTGCCATGCAAATGCATGAAAAAACGCATGATACAATCAGAACCATTAAACCGCTCAGAGATGGTGTAATTGCAGATTATCATGCAGCAGAGCTGATGATTCAAGGGATGATCAAGATGTTATCTAAAAAAAAGTTGTCGTTTTTCCCCCCATTATTTAATAGAATTATCATCTGCATTCCATCTGGTACCACTGATGTGGAAAAAAGGGCGGTTCGGGACTCCGCTGCCCATACAGGTGCCAAAGAAGTCTATATGATTTATGAGCCTATTGCCGCTGCTATAGGCATAGGCGTTAAAATTGGAGAGCCTATTGGCTGTATGATTGTGGACATTGGTGGAGGCACAACAGAAATAGCGGTTATATCCTTATCTGGCATTGCATGCGATCAATCGATTAAAGTAGCAGGTAACGCTTTCAACAAGGATATACTGGATTATATGCGCAAGCAGCATAACCTAGTGATTGGAGAGCGTACTGCAGAACAAATTAAAATAGCTGTAGGAGCAGTTTGGATGGATTTAGGTGAACCACCAGCTGATTACGAAGTACATGGAAAAGACCTTATGACCGGTATTCCTAAGATTATATCGGTAAGCTACAAGGAGATAGCTGTTGCTTTAGAAGAATCGGCTCTAAAAATTGATGATGCGGTGTTAAAAGCATTGGAAATGGCTCCACCTGAATTGGCTTCTGATATATACAAAAATGGGATTCATTTGACAGGAGGAGGGGCCTTATTGCGTGGTTTAGATAAACGTTTGCATAAGATCACGAAGCTTCCCGTTCATGTGGCAGACGAACCCTTACAAGCAGTGGTGCGGGGTACCGGTACTGCATTAAAAGATATAGAGACCTATCGCAGTGTACTGATGAATTAA
- the rnhA gene encoding ribonuclease HI produces the protein MIDIYTDGAARGNPGPGGYGIILKHNGHTKELSQGYRRTTNNRMELLAVIIGLEALKQGGQKVTIYSDSRYVINAVEKGWLKNWIKIDFKHKKNPDLWKRFWVVYQKHLVHFCWIKGHAGHYENERCDQLAVASSHTNLLVDTYYEKQL, from the coding sequence ATGATTGATATCTATACAGATGGTGCTGCTAGAGGCAATCCAGGTCCGGGTGGGTATGGGATTATTTTAAAGCACAATGGTCATACCAAAGAATTATCCCAAGGCTATAGAAGAACAACCAATAATCGAATGGAGCTATTGGCTGTTATCATAGGCTTAGAAGCCCTAAAACAAGGGGGACAAAAAGTTACGATCTACTCTGATTCAAGGTATGTAATCAATGCAGTAGAAAAAGGATGGCTTAAAAACTGGATTAAAATAGATTTTAAGCATAAGAAAAACCCCGATCTCTGGAAACGTTTTTGGGTAGTTTATCAAAAACATCTGGTTCACTTTTGTTGGATAAAGGGCCATGCTGGCCACTACGAGAATGAACGTTGCGACCAACTAGCTGTAGCCAGTAGCCATACCAATCTGCTGGTAGATACCTATTACGAAAAACAGCTTTAG
- the obgE gene encoding GTPase ObgE → MSLPNFIDHVKLYLRAGKGGAGLVHFIRAKFVPKGGPDGGDGGRGGHIILRGAKQYGTLLHLKYRKHIIASNGEPGGDSCKTGASGKDVIIDVPLGTVAKRADHEEVLVEVLEDKKKYILMEGGKGGWGNTHFKAPTHQTPRIAYPGEAGMEDWMVLELKLLADVGLVGLPNAGKSTLLSVVSAAKPRIDSYPFTTLVPNLGVVAYREDYSFVMADIPGIIEGAATGRGLGTRFLRHIERNAILLFMVSVESNDIHANYELLLSELEAHNPLLLAKPRLLVVSKIDLLDQTARKTLFENLPKEITCCPISASTGEGIARLKDLIWEKLAGGVAQGLST, encoded by the coding sequence ATGTCATTACCCAACTTTATTGATCATGTGAAGCTTTACCTGCGCGCTGGAAAGGGAGGGGCTGGGCTTGTCCATTTTATACGTGCCAAATTTGTTCCAAAAGGTGGGCCAGATGGAGGTGATGGTGGTCGAGGGGGCCACATCATTTTGCGTGGTGCCAAACAATATGGTACTTTACTCCATCTTAAATACCGAAAGCATATCATCGCATCCAACGGGGAGCCCGGTGGTGATAGCTGCAAAACAGGTGCAAGTGGCAAGGATGTGATCATAGATGTACCATTAGGTACAGTAGCCAAAAGAGCAGATCATGAAGAAGTACTGGTAGAGGTGTTGGAAGACAAAAAAAAATATATTTTAATGGAAGGGGGGAAAGGTGGCTGGGGAAATACCCACTTTAAAGCGCCTACCCACCAAACGCCCCGTATCGCTTATCCGGGAGAAGCGGGTATGGAAGACTGGATGGTATTGGAGCTGAAATTATTGGCCGATGTAGGCCTTGTAGGGTTACCGAATGCAGGTAAATCTACGTTGCTTTCGGTTGTATCAGCAGCTAAACCCCGCATTGATAGTTATCCTTTTACCACTTTAGTACCTAATCTTGGTGTGGTAGCCTATCGGGAGGATTATTCTTTTGTAATGGCAGATATTCCAGGGATTATAGAAGGAGCAGCTACTGGAAGGGGTTTGGGCACACGTTTTCTACGCCATATTGAACGCAATGCCATTTTACTATTTATGGTTAGTGTAGAATCTAACGATATCCATGCAAACTATGAACTGTTGCTCAGTGAGCTGGAAGCGCATAATCCTTTATTATTAGCCAAACCAAGGTTATTGGTTGTGTCAAAAATAGACTTACTAGACCAAACAGCACGTAAAACCTTATTCGAAAACTTACCTAAAGAAATAACATGTTGCCCTATTTCTGCTAGTACGGGCGAGGGTATTGCGCGCCTTAAAGACCTCATCTGGGAAAAACTTGCTGGTGGAGTAGCCCAAGGGCTGTCCACGTAA
- a CDS encoding UDP-2,3-diacylglucosamine diphosphatase: protein MIQIQKLEQKIFFISDLHLPLRPSGVAISPQLEDKVLDWLDYIQPQAQALFLLGDIFDFWFEYKHLVPKGAIRFQAKLWEFYKAGIAVYFFLGNHDGWAIDYLTQECGVQLFREPASITIADKRFLVGHGDTFHATIRYTLLRRLYHSSWLQSFVRALPPDWVYNRVYRYLAKKKRTNPSFLQEKDRIFHYCKDKIEPFNHHEFYIFGHTHCPYIKALNHSSSYCNLGDWLFHDTYACFDGVTLSLLKF from the coding sequence TTGATACAGATACAAAAACTAGAGCAGAAAATCTTTTTTATATCAGATTTGCATTTACCTCTTCGGCCCAGTGGGGTAGCCATATCTCCCCAGTTAGAGGATAAAGTCCTAGACTGGTTGGATTATATACAACCACAAGCACAAGCGCTATTTTTACTAGGAGATATTTTTGATTTTTGGTTTGAGTATAAGCATCTTGTTCCCAAAGGTGCCATTCGATTTCAAGCAAAACTTTGGGAATTTTACAAAGCAGGGATAGCTGTTTATTTTTTTTTAGGGAACCATGATGGGTGGGCCATAGATTATTTAACACAAGAATGTGGTGTTCAGTTGTTTAGAGAACCAGCATCTATTACCATTGCTGATAAGCGGTTTTTGGTGGGTCATGGCGATACTTTTCATGCCACCATACGTTATACCCTACTCCGTAGATTATATCATAGTAGTTGGCTCCAATCTTTTGTGCGCGCTTTGCCGCCTGATTGGGTGTATAATAGGGTATACCGTTATCTTGCAAAAAAAAAACGGACGAACCCCTCGTTTTTACAAGAAAAGGACCGTATATTTCATTATTGTAAAGATAAGATAGAACCTTTTAATCACCACGAATTTTATATATTTGGCCATACACATTGTCCATATATAAAGGCGTTGAACCATTCAAGCAGTTATTGTAACCTTGGGGACTGGCTCTTTCATGATACCTATGCTTGTTTTGATGGTGTAACACTTTCACTGCTTAAGTTTTAA
- a CDS encoding UDP-N-acetylmuramoyl-L-alanyl-D-glutamate--2,6-diaminopimelate ligase, producing the protein MMKNLQQLLVDIPVQKIVGLVDLPIQTLCFDSRKAVAHSCFVAINGSQVDGHHYISMATAAGSSVVVCERLPESIQETVTYVVVVSTPNTLGMMASNFYDQPSKKLKVVAVTGTNGKTTVVHLLYNMVMKMGYKAGMFSTMYNKVLDETYSASHTTPDPLQVQSLLHRMVAAGCRYCFMEASSHAIVQERLAGIHFTGAIFTNITHEHLDYHLDFAHYIQAKKKLFDRLPATAFALVNQEDKNSSILLQNCKAKKFTFSLRDAADFRARIVTNTLHGLELDIAHQSVWFQLIGAFNASNLLAAYGAAQLLGLNSQESLVALSAIPPILGRMNRVPHGKPQQVIIDYAHTPDAIQKVIATLRSMFPTGGRLITIMGCGGNRDPQKRAMIGKILSQNSDIAIFTSDNPREEDPKEIIDAMQQGVPEAALPKVLHIIDRAMAIKTACCIAHAPDLILIAGKGHQYYEEIKGTRHYFCEEKIVQEALCDTKAK; encoded by the coding sequence ATGATGAAAAACCTTCAACAATTGCTGGTAGATATACCTGTACAAAAAATAGTGGGTCTGGTCGATCTACCTATACAAACCCTGTGTTTTGACAGCCGTAAAGCGGTAGCCCATTCTTGTTTTGTTGCAATCAATGGTAGCCAAGTAGATGGCCATCACTATATATCAATGGCTACCGCAGCAGGTAGTAGCGTTGTTGTATGTGAACGTTTGCCTGAGTCGATACAAGAAACTGTCACCTATGTAGTGGTTGTATCCACACCTAACACACTGGGTATGATGGCTTCCAATTTTTATGACCAACCTAGCAAAAAACTAAAAGTAGTAGCAGTTACTGGTACAAATGGCAAAACTACTGTTGTACACCTACTGTATAATATGGTAATGAAAATGGGCTATAAAGCTGGTATGTTTTCCACGATGTACAATAAAGTTTTAGATGAAACCTACTCGGCCAGCCATACCACTCCAGATCCATTGCAAGTCCAGTCACTTTTACACCGTATGGTAGCAGCAGGTTGTAGGTATTGTTTTATGGAAGCCAGTTCCCATGCTATCGTGCAAGAAAGATTGGCAGGTATACATTTTACAGGTGCTATATTTACCAATATTACCCATGAACACTTAGACTACCATCTTGACTTTGCACATTATATTCAGGCTAAAAAAAAGCTCTTTGATCGCTTGCCTGCTACAGCTTTTGCCCTTGTGAATCAGGAAGATAAAAATAGTTCCATTCTGCTTCAGAACTGCAAGGCTAAAAAGTTTACTTTTTCACTTCGGGACGCTGCTGATTTTAGAGCAAGAATAGTGACCAATACATTGCATGGATTAGAACTAGACATAGCGCATCAATCGGTTTGGTTCCAGCTTATTGGTGCCTTCAATGCCAGCAACCTATTGGCTGCTTATGGCGCAGCACAGTTATTAGGATTGAATAGCCAAGAAAGCTTGGTAGCCCTTTCAGCTATTCCTCCTATTCTAGGAAGAATGAATAGGGTCCCTCATGGCAAACCACAGCAGGTTATCATAGATTACGCCCATACGCCAGATGCCATTCAAAAGGTAATCGCTACACTACGTTCTATGTTTCCTACTGGCGGTAGACTCATTACCATTATGGGCTGTGGTGGCAACCGTGATCCACAAAAACGGGCTATGATTGGAAAAATCCTATCGCAAAATAGTGATATAGCTATATTTACCAGTGATAATCCAAGAGAGGAAGACCCAAAGGAAATTATTGATGCCATGCAACAAGGCGTCCCTGAAGCAGCCTTACCAAAGGTACTCCATATCATAGATAGGGCTATGGCTATTAAAACAGCTTGTTGCATCGCTCATGCACCCGACCTTATCTTAATAGCAGGAAAGGGCCATCAATATTACGAAGAAATCAAAGGCACCCGACACTATTTTTGTGAAGAAAAAATTGTTCAGGAAGCCTTATGTGATACAAAAGCAAAGTAA
- a CDS encoding adenylate kinase: MFNIILVGPPGSGKGTQAERMVQKYRFIPIALGALLRQQMAENGANKSLIEGYINSGQLVPDHLSFELATQLVQAHPSDTSFLFDGFPRTIAQVTFLEHFLKQCHAQIDGVIFLDVPRNILIQRLKNRATIEERPDDQDDIKIKTRMRIYEEETLPIVHYYKSQGKLHSIDGTQNVDTVTKAIETIIDGLRP; this comes from the coding sequence ATGTTTAACATTATTCTAGTGGGTCCTCCTGGATCAGGAAAAGGCACACAAGCTGAAAGGATGGTTCAAAAATATCGCTTTATACCTATCGCTTTGGGGGCTTTGTTGCGCCAACAAATGGCAGAAAATGGGGCCAATAAATCATTAATTGAAGGATACATCAACAGTGGACAATTGGTACCAGACCATCTCTCCTTTGAATTGGCAACCCAATTGGTACAAGCACATCCTTCTGACACTTCTTTTTTATTTGATGGCTTTCCTAGGACCATTGCACAAGTAACCTTCTTAGAGCATTTTTTAAAGCAATGCCATGCCCAAATAGATGGGGTGATTTTTTTAGATGTACCCAGAAATATTTTGATACAACGGCTTAAGAACCGTGCAACAATTGAGGAAAGGCCTGATGACCAGGACGATATAAAAATTAAAACACGTATGCGCATATACGAAGAAGAAACATTACCCATTGTCCACTATTACAAATCTCAAGGGAAGTTGCATAGCATAGATGGTACACAAAATGTAGATACCGTCACAAAGGCGATTGAAACCATTATTGATGGTCTAAGACCATAA
- a CDS encoding glycine--tRNA ligase: MSTTDPALDQLNLDDANHTLKELIAHAQAYGFIYPSSEIYDGLQSIYDYGPYGVALKRNLQNFWWQSMTQLHQNIVGIDAAIMMHPTTWQASGHIDGFTDPMVDNKDSQKRYRVDILIEEHAAQLIAKGQATQAQALIEEMEACLQAGNLTGLDQLLETFAIACPLSKTTDWTPVRQFNLMFSTQVGAQNDATTIYLRPETAQGIFVNFLNVQKTARMKIPFGIAQVGKAFRNEIVARQFTFRMREFEQMEMQFFIQPGTEKRWFEYWQETRKNWYSSLGIEPQKLNLHPHKQLAHYATAAVDIEYAFPFGYKEVEGIHSRTDFDLKRHAHYAKKRLQYFDPDLQEHYTPYVIETSAGLDRLVLMVLSNALTKTNNPTEEKEHRTYLKLPPPLAPIKAAIFPLVKKDGLAEKALALFHQLKYDFPLIYEEAQSIGKRYTRQDLIGTPYCITIDYQTLEDETVTIRERDSMTQRRCNIAEIADHLHATTSIKSLLARF; the protein is encoded by the coding sequence ATGTCTACTACAGATCCTGCTTTAGATCAACTCAATTTAGATGATGCCAACCATACACTCAAAGAGTTGATTGCACATGCACAAGCCTATGGCTTTATCTATCCATCCAGTGAAATTTATGATGGCCTGCAATCGATTTATGATTATGGCCCTTATGGCGTAGCGCTAAAGCGAAATCTACAAAACTTTTGGTGGCAAAGCATGACCCAATTGCATCAAAATATTGTAGGGATTGATGCGGCCATTATGATGCACCCTACTACCTGGCAGGCTTCTGGCCATATAGATGGGTTTACAGATCCAATGGTAGACAATAAGGATTCTCAAAAGCGGTATCGGGTCGATATACTGATAGAGGAACATGCCGCGCAATTAATCGCCAAAGGTCAGGCTACGCAAGCACAAGCTTTAATAGAAGAGATGGAGGCCTGTTTACAGGCTGGCAACCTAACTGGGTTAGATCAACTACTGGAGACATTCGCTATCGCATGCCCCCTATCTAAGACTACTGATTGGACGCCTGTACGTCAATTTAACCTTATGTTTTCCACTCAAGTAGGTGCACAAAATGACGCGACAACTATTTATTTGCGTCCAGAAACGGCCCAGGGTATTTTTGTCAATTTTTTAAATGTGCAAAAAACAGCACGGATGAAGATTCCTTTTGGCATCGCCCAAGTTGGAAAAGCATTTCGCAATGAGATTGTAGCACGTCAATTTACTTTCCGTATGCGTGAGTTTGAGCAAATGGAAATGCAGTTTTTTATTCAACCGGGAACAGAAAAAAGGTGGTTTGAATATTGGCAAGAAACACGTAAAAATTGGTATAGTAGCCTAGGCATTGAGCCACAAAAACTCAACCTACATCCCCACAAGCAATTGGCACATTATGCAACAGCTGCGGTTGACATTGAATATGCATTCCCATTTGGCTATAAAGAAGTAGAAGGCATTCATTCTAGAACAGACTTTGACCTAAAGCGCCATGCACATTATGCTAAAAAGCGATTACAATACTTTGACCCTGATTTGCAAGAGCATTATACACCATATGTGATAGAGACTTCTGCAGGTCTTGACCGATTGGTTTTAATGGTGTTGAGCAATGCTTTAACCAAAACGAATAACCCAACAGAGGAAAAAGAGCACAGAACCTACTTAAAGCTACCACCTCCTCTAGCACCTATTAAAGCAGCTATTTTTCCACTGGTTAAAAAGGATGGCTTAGCCGAGAAGGCCCTAGCGCTCTTCCATCAGCTCAAATATGACTTTCCGCTGATTTATGAAGAAGCACAATCGATTGGCAAACGATATACCAGACAAGATCTCATCGGCACACCTTACTGTATTACCATTGACTACCAAACACTAGAAGATGAAACCGTGACCATACGGGAACGAGATTCCATGACGCAACGTCGCTGTAACATTGCTGAAATAGCGGACCACTTGCATGCCACAACCAGTATAAAATCACTACTAGCCCGATTTTGA